Below is a window of Ciona intestinalis chromosome 5, KH, whole genome shotgun sequence DNA.
TATCATAGTAAATATTTCTAGTACATTCATAATTAATACTTGGGTGAAAAAGAAGTTGGTGTTCAAGTTTCATCAGCGTAGTAGCatttatataagttttgtttaataacttgTCTATGCTAATTCGAttggatattatttttttgcaaaatggTTCGTTTGTAACTGAACTGACTTAGTGACTTTCAAAACTTGcattttgtccaaattaaatcaaaatccccccaaaataatcacccacaaagtaacatacttttaagtaaatcgtaagctggcacgaggtgtttaaaacaaaacacccgtgtttacaGCCCTTTTCCGACCACgtgggataaagtaagttacattcatttattcatgttttattattacaggTCGTTTAAGCCGTTTGACCAACACATCTCGGCGTAGCAATGTGTCAAGCAAAGCAAGTACCATGACCAATGCATCCTCTGTTAGCAACCGTCGAGCTTGGAGATGATTTTTATCGTGGCATTTGTTGCTTTACTCGCTCGGTTTTCTGATTTAAAATTTCGGATAAAGTTTAACTTCAATATTTATGTATGGAAGAGGTTTATTCTGTATGTGACAAAACGCTAGTGATTTTGCGgcatttttttggtattttaaaatggttaGTACTAATTTACAGTTTAATGTACTTGtttgaaaattgtttaatttaaaatttctgaCTGTGTTTTTACGTACATGCCCCAACAGTGCCTCTAACTGGAGTTCAAcactcttttttttttatttgttgtacaaaaaaaattccaagaatgtttgtttttttcgcaGTTTTTTTGTCGATTTTTGTGATGTCTTTTCTCACTTGTGTAAAGATagaaagtttatatttatatgctaTTTTGTTGTTCTGTGAGCATAAAAATTTCAATGTAGTTTGTACGGCGTCACTTTAAATACAAGAGATTGTTAATGAAAAGATTATGAGTTTTTTGGGATCCGTTTATATCACAGCACccaattcaaaaaaaaacaaatataatcaaaAGCAAAACCTTTCAACTAATAAGGTGAGATTTTCTTATGtaaaactttacaataaaaaaaagaacttgTTACAGCTAAATAGGTTGCACtacaacaaacacacaagACATACTTTACTAATTAGTCAGTAGAAAGAAACAatgaaaaagagaaaatttaAGTGAGTCggcccattaccacaacagACATACTTTACTTTAGTCAGTAGAAAATGAACAAtgaaaaagacaaaattaaCTTTCTAATTTCCAATTACTCTTCGTGTATATGGCATAACTTTACTTTCTCTAGATTTTTGTCTCTTTTCTTTCCTAATTTCGCTTTTATTTGATGCGGCACCGTCTTTGTTTCTTAACTCTGctaccattttattttttgtagagTTCTTTAGGTAATAAGGCCTTTTAATGccttgtttaacttttttcatttcctcttttttccattttctctCCTCTTCTCTCTTTTCCATTCTTTGTTTCTTAGCTATTTCTTGTTGCTCCATGCGAGACAACAAATACTTCAGTTGTTGTTGATCTTTCGTACCTCTTTTCGTCTTTttcacttgtttttttaaatttaacttttccctttgtttaatattgtcCAAAAACTGATAGCgattattaaataattcttCATTATATTCACTTCCACACAAATCATCAAACCGAGGATCTCTTGTGGCTGTTGCTGATTTTGGAACAACGACCACTTGTCTCATTTTCGGGACTTTGATTTTGGAAGAGATTTCTTGCGGCcgatttttgttttctcgtttaaaagtttgttgctTATTAGCATCACCTTTAAAAGATTTTGACAACATTTCGTTCTTGACTTTTTTAGCTCCAATTTGATCACAAATTTTGACCATGTCTTGAAGAGAagcatttttatgtttggctaAATTCTGCCAAATTTGGGGAGAATCGTCTGTTGTTTCATTAACAGGTTCTTCATTCTCAGATGGATCACTAGATTCGCTGTCCGTGTCTGTTGTGTCCTTATCGCTTTCTTCATCACTCATTTCATTATCATCATTATCTAGATTTATGTTTCTGGTGTGTAATTCGTTATCTGATTCTAACTGATCGTCAGATTCTGACATGTTTACCTAAAAAAACGTCACTTTGCTGCTGAAGagaaagaatatatataaacttattta
It encodes the following:
- the LOC100184197 gene encoding ribosomal RNA processing protein 36 homolog; the protein is MSESDDQLESDNELHTRNINLDNDDNEMSDEESDKDTTDTDSESSDPSENEEPVNETTDDSPQIWQNLAKHKNASLQDMVKICDQIGAKKVKNEMLSKSFKGDANKQQTFKRENKNRPQEISSKIKVPKMRQVVVVPKSATATRDPRFDDLCGSEYNEELFNNRYQFLDNIKQREKLNLKKQVKKTKRGTKDQQQLKYLLSRMEQQEIAKKQRMEKREEERKWKKEEMKKVKQGIKRPYYLKNSTKNKMVAELRNKDGAASNKSEIRKEKRQKSRESKVMPYTRRVIGN